The proteins below come from a single Balaenoptera acutorostrata chromosome 2, mBalAcu1.1, whole genome shotgun sequence genomic window:
- the LOC103019189 gene encoding nuclear transport factor 2 gives MGDKPIWEQIGSSFIQHYYQLFDNDRTQLDAIYIDASCLMWEGQQFQGKAAIVKKLSSLPFQKIQHSITAQDRQPTPHSCIISMVVGQLKADEDPIMGFHQMFLLKNINDAWVCTNDMFRLALHNFG, from the coding sequence ATGGGAGACAAGCCAATTTGGGAGCAGATTGGATCCAGCTTCATTCAACATTACTACCAGTTATTTGATAACGACAGAACCCAACTAGACGCAATTTATATTGACGCGTCATGCCTTATGTGGGAAGGACAGCAATTCCAGGGGAAAGCTGCCATTGTGAAGAAATTGTCTAGCCTTCCGTTCCAGAAAATCCAGCATAGCATCACGGCGCAGGACCGTCAGCCCACGCCACATAGCTGCATCATCAGCATGGTTGTGGGCCAGCTTAAGGCCGATGAAGACCCCATCATGGGGTTCCACCAGATGTTCCTATTAAAGAACATCAATGATGCTTGGGTTTGCACCAATGACATGTTCAGGCTTGCCCTGCACAACTTCGGCTGA